The Streptomyces achromogenes genome window below encodes:
- a CDS encoding DUF485 domain-containing protein — MQSSNGCVRTDGDDPETGGATPHAREPERRQEQAYPGATGEVRYDDPWYEALASGWGESAGASVAPTEIPAARAARATGAAATAEIYLEVQRSAAFQEVRSRYRRFVGPASVGFLVWYVAYVVTATTAPGFMARPVVGAVNVALLAGLGQFLSTFLLTWAYARHARLRRDRAALELRWDTQELTRGARGGAS, encoded by the coding sequence ATGCAGTCAAGCAACGGTTGCGTCCGCACCGACGGGGACGATCCCGAGACCGGCGGCGCCACGCCGCATGCGCGCGAGCCCGAACGACGTCAGGAGCAGGCGTACCCGGGAGCGACGGGAGAGGTGCGCTACGACGACCCGTGGTACGAGGCGCTCGCCTCGGGTTGGGGCGAGTCGGCGGGGGCGAGCGTTGCCCCGACCGAGATCCCGGCGGCCCGTGCGGCGCGCGCGACCGGTGCCGCTGCGACGGCCGAGATCTACCTCGAGGTGCAGCGCAGCGCGGCCTTCCAGGAGGTGCGCAGCCGGTATCGGCGGTTCGTGGGGCCCGCCTCCGTCGGGTTCCTCGTCTGGTATGTGGCCTATGTCGTGACGGCGACGACCGCGCCCGGCTTCATGGCACGGCCGGTGGTGGGCGCGGTGAACGTGGCGCTGCTCGCCGGGCTCGGACAGTTCCTCAGCACGTTCCTGCTCACCTGGGCCTACGCCCGGCACGCACGGTTGCGCCGCGATCGTGCGGCGCTCGAACTGCGCTGGGACACCCAGGAACTGACCCGCGGAGCCCGCGGCGGTGCGTCGTGA
- a CDS encoding DUF1453 domain-containing protein yields MSGLLNALVIVAAVALVIVRQFRAGRIDADRRWWVLPGILAVTALRDPDLLDARHPTTSALLLGTELIVGLAIGAAWARTTRVWVEADGSVWGQSTGASAAVWLAGIALRLGLFGLGILAGLHQHSSALMLGLAATLPVRSGLLVLRARSLHGPAPAQVAAYGDRVPRSALKERV; encoded by the coding sequence ATGTCCGGGCTCCTCAACGCACTGGTGATCGTGGCGGCGGTCGCCCTCGTGATCGTTCGGCAGTTCCGGGCCGGCCGCATAGACGCGGACCGGCGATGGTGGGTCCTGCCCGGCATCTTGGCGGTCACTGCGCTGCGCGATCCCGACCTGCTCGACGCGCGCCACCCCACCACGTCCGCCCTGCTCCTCGGCACCGAACTGATCGTCGGCCTGGCCATCGGGGCCGCCTGGGCCCGGACCACGCGGGTGTGGGTCGAGGCGGACGGCTCGGTGTGGGGCCAGAGCACCGGGGCGAGCGCGGCCGTCTGGCTCGCCGGCATCGCGCTGCGGCTCGGCCTCTTCGGGCTCGGCATACTCGCGGGCCTCCACCAGCACAGCTCGGCCCTGATGCTGGGACTCGCGGCCACCCTGCCGGTGCGCTCCGGGCTCCTGGTTCTGCGGGCGCGGTCCCTGCACGGGCCCGCCCCCGCGCAGGTCGCGGCGTACGGTGACCGCGTGCCCCGGTCTGCCTTGAAGGAGCGCGTGTGA
- a CDS encoding response regulator: MIDVLVVDDDFRVAEINATYVGKVPGFRVAARAHSAAQALASVQRGGIDLVLLDHYLPDGTGLELVHRMREQGHGTDVIMITAAGDVTTVQTAMRLGALHYLVKPFTFAALRTRLDSYAALRRTVDRVGGHGVAGQDQVDRIFSALRTTPAPPSPGLPSGHSEPTTDLICAVLHRAHHPLSAHEVAAETGLSRSTAQRYLRHLEQAGRLHLSLKYGDTGRPEHRYAWVAP; encoded by the coding sequence ATGATTGACGTCCTGGTGGTGGACGACGACTTCCGTGTCGCCGAGATCAACGCCACATACGTGGGGAAGGTTCCCGGCTTCCGGGTCGCCGCCCGCGCGCACAGTGCCGCCCAGGCGCTCGCCTCGGTACAGCGCGGAGGCATCGACCTGGTCCTGCTCGACCACTACCTTCCCGACGGGACCGGACTGGAACTCGTCCACCGCATGAGGGAGCAGGGCCACGGCACGGACGTCATCATGATCACAGCGGCCGGTGACGTCACGACGGTGCAGACCGCGATGCGGCTGGGCGCCCTGCACTACCTGGTGAAACCGTTCACCTTCGCGGCGCTGCGCACCCGCCTCGACTCGTACGCCGCCCTGCGCCGCACGGTGGACCGGGTCGGTGGCCACGGCGTAGCCGGCCAGGATCAGGTGGACCGGATCTTCAGCGCGCTGCGCACCACGCCCGCGCCCCCGTCCCCGGGTCTGCCGAGCGGGCACTCGGAGCCCACCACCGACCTGATCTGCGCGGTGCTGCACCGCGCCCACCACCCGCTCTCGGCCCACGAGGTCGCCGCCGAGACCGGCCTGAGCCGCTCCACCGCCCAGCGCTATCTGCGCCACCTCGAGCAGGCCGGCCGACTGCATCTCTCCCTCAAGTACGGAGACACCGGCCGCCCCGAGCACCGGTATGCGTGGGTGGCTCCGTAG
- a CDS encoding DNA gyrase/topoisomerase IV subunit B: protein MTAETSVPSTALLAGADRDGSNYTARHLLVLEGLEAVRKRPGMYIGSTDSRGLMHCLWEIIDNSVDEALGGYCDHIEVILHDDASVEVRDNGRGIPVDVEPKTGLSGVEVVMTKLHAGGKFGGGSYAASGGLHGVGASVVNALSARLDVEVDRGGNTHAISFRRGVPGSFAAGGPDAKFEPGGLRKVKRVAKNRTGTRVRYWADRQIFLKDAKLSLENLHGRARQTAFLVPGLTIVVRDEYGLGDGGSKGEESFRFDGGISEFCEYLATDKPVCDVLRFTGQGTFKETVPVLDEHGQMTPTEVTRELGVDVALRWGTGYDTNLRSFVNIIATPKGGTHVAGFEQAVAKTMNEVLRAKKLLRVAEDDIVKDDALEGLTAVVTVRLAEPQFEGQTKEVLGTSAARRIVNTVISRELKAFLTSTKRDAAAQARVVMEKAVAAARTRIAARQHKDAQRRKTALESSSLPAKLADCRSDDVERSELFIVEGDSALGTAKLARNSEFQALLPIRGKILNVQKSSVTDMLKNAECGAIIQVIGAGSGRTFDIDAARYGKIIMMTDADVDGSHIRTLLLTLFHRYMRPMVEAGRVFAAVPPLHRIELVQPRKGQDKYVYTYSDRELRDRLMEFQSKGVRYKDSIQRYKGLGEMDADQLAETTMDPRHRTLRRINLSDLESAEQVFDLLMGNDVAPRKEFISSSAATLDRSRIDA from the coding sequence GTGACCGCCGAAACGTCCGTGCCGTCCACAGCGCTGCTGGCAGGAGCAGACCGGGACGGTTCCAACTACACCGCGCGGCACCTGCTCGTCCTCGAGGGCCTCGAGGCCGTGCGGAAGCGCCCGGGCATGTACATCGGCTCGACCGACAGTCGCGGTCTGATGCACTGCCTGTGGGAGATCATCGACAACTCCGTCGACGAAGCCCTGGGCGGGTACTGCGACCACATCGAGGTGATCCTCCACGACGACGCCTCGGTCGAGGTCCGTGACAACGGCCGGGGCATCCCCGTCGACGTCGAGCCCAAGACCGGCCTGTCCGGCGTCGAGGTCGTCATGACCAAGCTGCACGCCGGCGGCAAGTTCGGCGGCGGTTCCTACGCCGCCTCCGGCGGTCTGCACGGCGTCGGCGCCTCCGTCGTCAACGCCCTGTCCGCCCGACTCGACGTCGAGGTGGACCGAGGGGGCAACACGCACGCGATCAGCTTCCGGCGCGGAGTCCCCGGCTCCTTCGCCGCGGGCGGTCCCGACGCCAAGTTCGAGCCGGGCGGCCTGCGCAAGGTCAAGCGGGTCGCCAAGAACCGCACCGGCACGCGCGTGCGGTACTGGGCCGACCGTCAGATCTTCCTCAAGGACGCCAAGCTCTCCCTGGAGAACCTCCACGGCCGTGCCCGCCAGACCGCCTTCCTGGTGCCCGGCCTGACCATCGTCGTCCGCGACGAGTACGGTCTCGGCGACGGTGGCAGCAAGGGGGAGGAGTCCTTCCGCTTCGACGGCGGCATCAGCGAGTTCTGCGAGTACCTGGCCACCGACAAGCCGGTCTGCGACGTCCTCCGCTTCACCGGACAGGGCACCTTCAAGGAGACCGTCCCGGTCCTGGACGAGCACGGGCAGATGACACCGACCGAGGTCACCCGTGAGCTCGGCGTCGACGTGGCGCTGCGCTGGGGCACCGGCTATGACACGAACCTCAGGTCGTTCGTCAACATCATCGCCACGCCCAAGGGCGGCACGCACGTCGCAGGCTTCGAGCAGGCCGTCGCCAAGACGATGAACGAGGTGCTGCGCGCGAAGAAGCTGCTGCGCGTCGCCGAGGACGACATCGTCAAGGACGACGCCCTGGAGGGCCTGACCGCCGTCGTCACGGTTCGCCTGGCCGAACCCCAGTTCGAGGGTCAGACAAAGGAGGTCCTCGGCACCTCGGCCGCCCGGCGCATCGTGAACACCGTGATCTCACGGGAACTCAAGGCGTTCCTGACCTCGACCAAGCGCGACGCCGCGGCGCAGGCCCGGGTCGTGATGGAGAAGGCGGTCGCCGCCGCGCGGACGCGCATCGCGGCCCGGCAGCACAAGGACGCGCAGCGTCGCAAGACTGCGCTGGAGTCCTCGTCGCTGCCCGCGAAGCTGGCCGACTGCCGCAGTGACGACGTCGAGCGCAGCGAGCTGTTCATCGTCGAGGGGGACTCGGCGCTCGGCACTGCCAAGCTCGCCCGGAACTCCGAGTTCCAGGCGCTGCTGCCGATCCGGGGCAAGATCCTCAACGTCCAGAAGTCGTCCGTGACCGACATGCTGAAGAACGCCGAGTGCGGCGCGATCATCCAGGTCATAGGGGCCGGTTCCGGTCGGACGTTCGACATCGACGCCGCCCGCTACGGCAAGATCATCATGATGACGGACGCCGATGTGGACGGCTCCCACATCCGCACGCTGCTCCTGACGCTGTTCCACCGCTACATGCGGCCCATGGTCGAGGCCGGCCGGGTGTTCGCCGCGGTTCCGCCGCTGCACCGCATCGAGCTGGTGCAGCCCAGGAAGGGCCAGGACAAGTACGTGTACACGTACTCGGACCGTGAGCTGCGCGACCGGCTGATGGAGTTCCAGAGCAAGGGCGTCCGGTACAAGGACTCGATCCAGCGCTACAAGGGTCTCGGCGAGATGGACGCCGACCAGCTGGCCGAGACCACGATGGACCCGCGCCACCGTACGCTGCGCCGCATCAACCTCTCCGACCTGGAGTCGGCCGAGCAGGTGTTCGATCTGCTGATGGGCAACGACGTGGCACCGCGCAAGGAGTTCATCTCCAGCTCGGCGGCGACGCTGGACCGGTCGCGCATCGACGCGTGA
- a CDS encoding S1 family peptidase encodes MRRPLVRALSRPLILAAVAMVIPLASAAPAASDGVVLGGYPVDVSQSPWTVALSSRDRFGGMRSGQFCGGVAVGPTTVLTAAHCMGEEALGGPPERVSDLKVVAGRTDLYSDVGQEVSVRSVWVNPRYDRSSNAGDFAVLTLAEPLPAEAAIRMAGAGDGAYQPGGEALVYGWGDTTGFGAYAHTLRAAPVHVLADSLCERAYPGSSEGAYLAQSMVCAGEARGGRDACQGDSGGPLVAQGRLIGLVSWGSGCGRPGSPGVYTRVSDALRTLGWDVAARGAHRAPGGP; translated from the coding sequence ATGCGACGTCCCTTGGTCCGGGCCCTGTCCCGGCCGTTGATTCTGGCGGCCGTGGCCATGGTCATACCGTTGGCCTCCGCCGCCCCCGCAGCCTCCGACGGCGTCGTCCTCGGGGGCTACCCGGTCGATGTCTCGCAGAGCCCGTGGACGGTCGCGCTGTCCAGCCGTGACCGGTTCGGAGGTATGCGCTCGGGACAGTTCTGCGGGGGCGTGGCGGTCGGTCCGACGACCGTGCTCACGGCGGCGCACTGCATGGGTGAGGAGGCTCTGGGAGGGCCGCCGGAGCGGGTCTCGGACCTCAAGGTCGTCGCCGGCCGCACGGACCTCTACTCGGACGTGGGGCAGGAGGTCTCCGTACGCAGCGTCTGGGTGAACCCCCGTTACGACCGCTCCAGCAACGCCGGGGACTTCGCCGTGCTCACTCTGGCCGAGCCGCTCCCGGCGGAAGCGGCCATCCGCATGGCCGGCGCGGGTGACGGGGCGTACCAACCCGGCGGGGAGGCCCTGGTCTACGGCTGGGGAGACACCACGGGGTTCGGCGCGTACGCGCACACGCTCCGGGCGGCGCCGGTGCACGTGCTGGCCGACTCGCTCTGCGAGCGGGCGTACCCGGGTTCGTCCGAAGGCGCGTATCTCGCGCAGAGCATGGTGTGCGCCGGGGAGGCGCGCGGAGGTCGGGACGCCTGCCAGGGGGACAGCGGCGGACCGCTGGTCGCGCAGGGCCGGCTCATCGGGCTCGTGTCGTGGGGCAGCGGCTGTGGACGGCCCGGCAGCCCTGGCGTCTACACACGGGTCTCCGACGCCCTGCGGACGCTCGGCTGGGATGTCGCCGCCCGAGGCGCGCACAGGGCTCCTGGCGGCCCCTGA
- a CDS encoding solute symporter family protein — protein sequence MTGNHQALALMLFSVFVAVTLGITTWVSRNRRGSAEEFYAGGRLFSPMENGFAIAGDYMSAASFLGISGLIALFGYDGLLYSVGFLVAWLVVLFLVAELVRNCGRFTLADVVAARMRERPVRIAAGTSSVTVSVLYLVAQMVGAGSLVALLLGNTGEAARSWAVIGVGALMVVYVSLGGMRATTWIQIVKAVLLLGGTVTLTVLVLVRFHGDFDQLLRTAAERSGHGDAFLAPGLKYGGDWTARFDFMSLGLALVLGTAGLPHILSRFYTVPTAQAARRSVVWSIGLIGGFYLMTIVLGFGAAAIVGPDAVRGSNASGNTAVPLLALDLGGGADSTGGTVLFAVVAAVAFATILAVVAGITLASSASVAHDLYASLRRRRSRPRSEVAVARVAAVGVGAVAIALGLLARDLNVAFLVGLAFAVAASANLPVLLYSLFWRGFTTRGAVWAVYGGLIPALALVVLSPVVSGSPGALFPAVDFQYFPLENPGLVSIPLGFLAGWLGTVTSAEVADEARHAEAEVRSLTGAGAA from the coding sequence GTGACCGGCAACCATCAGGCGCTCGCGTTGATGCTGTTCAGCGTCTTCGTCGCGGTGACGCTGGGGATCACCACCTGGGTGAGCCGCAACCGGCGTGGTTCGGCGGAGGAGTTCTACGCCGGAGGCCGGCTGTTCTCCCCGATGGAGAATGGTTTTGCCATCGCGGGCGACTACATGTCGGCCGCCTCCTTCCTCGGAATCTCCGGACTGATCGCGCTCTTCGGGTACGACGGCCTGCTGTACTCGGTGGGCTTCCTGGTCGCCTGGCTGGTGGTGCTGTTCCTGGTGGCCGAACTGGTGCGCAACTGCGGGCGGTTCACCCTGGCCGACGTGGTCGCCGCGCGGATGAGGGAGCGGCCGGTGCGGATCGCGGCGGGAACCTCCTCGGTCACCGTGTCCGTTCTCTATCTGGTGGCGCAGATGGTCGGCGCGGGCAGCCTGGTCGCGCTGCTCCTCGGGAACACCGGCGAGGCGGCCCGGTCCTGGGCCGTCATCGGGGTGGGTGCGCTCATGGTCGTCTACGTGTCGCTGGGAGGGATGCGGGCCACGACGTGGATCCAGATCGTCAAGGCGGTCCTGCTGCTGGGCGGCACCGTCACGCTCACCGTGCTCGTCCTCGTGCGCTTCCACGGCGACTTCGACCAACTGCTGCGCACGGCCGCCGAGCGCAGCGGGCACGGCGACGCGTTCCTCGCGCCCGGGCTGAAGTACGGAGGGGACTGGACCGCGCGCTTCGACTTCATGAGCCTCGGTCTCGCCCTGGTGCTGGGCACTGCCGGGCTGCCGCACATCCTGTCCCGCTTCTACACCGTGCCGACCGCGCAGGCCGCCCGGCGGTCCGTCGTCTGGTCGATCGGGCTCATCGGCGGCTTCTACCTGATGACGATCGTGCTGGGCTTCGGCGCGGCGGCGATCGTCGGCCCGGACGCGGTCCGCGGTTCGAACGCGTCCGGGAACACGGCGGTGCCCCTGCTGGCCCTCGATCTGGGCGGCGGTGCCGACTCCACGGGCGGCACCGTCCTGTTCGCGGTGGTGGCGGCAGTCGCCTTCGCCACGATCCTCGCGGTCGTCGCCGGCATCACGCTGGCCTCCTCGGCGTCGGTGGCGCACGACCTCTACGCCTCCCTGCGTCGCCGGCGCTCCCGGCCCCGCAGCGAGGTGGCGGTGGCGAGGGTCGCCGCCGTCGGAGTCGGAGCGGTCGCGATCGCCCTCGGCCTGCTGGCCCGCGATCTCAACGTCGCCTTCCTGGTCGGACTCGCGTTCGCCGTCGCGGCCTCCGCGAACCTGCCCGTCCTGCTGTACTCGCTGTTCTGGCGGGGCTTCACCACGCGGGGCGCCGTGTGGGCGGTGTACGGCGGGCTGATTCCGGCCCTGGCGCTCGTGGTGCTGTCGCCGGTGGTGTCGGGCAGCCCGGGGGCGCTCTTCCCGGCGGTGGACTTCCAGTACTTCCCGCTGGAGAACCCCGGCCTCGTCTCGATTCCGCTGGGCTTCCTGGCGGGCTGGCTGGGCACGGTCACGTCGGCCGAGGTCGCGGACGAGGCCAGGCACGCGGAGGCCGAGGTGCGGTCGCTGACCGGGGCGGGCGCGGCATAG
- a CDS encoding DUF7455 domain-containing protein: MTTVLTPASPMTAADRCDRCGAQAYVRVVLLSGGELLFCAHHGRKFEPELKKIAAEIQDETERLTTVPASALEEER; encoded by the coding sequence GTGACTACTGTTCTGACCCCCGCGAGCCCGATGACGGCCGCTGACCGCTGCGACCGCTGCGGCGCCCAGGCGTACGTACGCGTCGTGCTGCTCAGCGGCGGAGAACTGCTCTTCTGCGCCCACCACGGCCGCAAGTTCGAGCCGGAACTCAAGAAGATCGCCGCTGAGATACAGGACGAGACGGAGCGACTGACTACCGTTCCGGCGTCCGCCCTGGAAGAAGAGCGCTGA
- a CDS encoding response regulator transcription factor, producing MTEEPEKPARVVVADDQTVVREGIVMLLGLLPGVEVVGAAGDGEEAVRLVAELAPDVVLMDLRMPRCDGVEATRRITATYPGTQVVVLTTFADDESLFPALKAGARGYLTKDAGGDEIVRAVHSVLSGDAGLSPSVQRRLLERLSAPEPEPARPAVVPDGLTTREAEVLVLIAEGLSNPEIARRLSVSIATVKTHINNMFSKTGLKDRAQAVSYAYRKGLVRPPAAGSV from the coding sequence ATGACCGAGGAGCCGGAGAAGCCCGCCAGGGTGGTGGTCGCGGACGATCAGACCGTCGTCAGAGAAGGCATCGTGATGCTGCTCGGGCTGCTGCCGGGAGTCGAGGTGGTGGGCGCCGCGGGAGACGGCGAGGAGGCGGTGCGACTCGTCGCCGAACTCGCTCCCGACGTGGTGCTGATGGACCTGCGCATGCCCCGCTGCGACGGCGTGGAGGCCACTCGGCGCATCACGGCGACCTATCCCGGCACCCAGGTCGTGGTACTCACCACGTTCGCGGACGACGAGTCCCTGTTCCCGGCGCTCAAGGCCGGAGCGCGGGGGTACCTCACGAAGGACGCCGGCGGGGACGAGATCGTGCGCGCCGTGCACAGCGTGCTGTCCGGGGACGCCGGTCTGTCGCCGAGTGTCCAGCGCAGGCTCCTGGAGCGGCTGTCGGCGCCCGAACCCGAGCCGGCGCGGCCCGCCGTCGTGCCCGACGGGCTCACCACAAGGGAGGCGGAGGTTCTGGTGCTGATCGCCGAAGGCCTCAGCAACCCGGAGATCGCCCGCAGGCTGAGCGTGTCCATCGCCACGGTGAAGACCCACATCAACAACATGTTCTCCAAGACGGGACTCAAGGACCGTGCTCAGGCGGTCAGTTACGCGTACCGGAAGGGACTGGTGCGGCCGCCTGCAGCCGGATCGGTCTGA
- a CDS encoding ABC transporter ATP-binding protein, producing the protein MSAHTSPAIELRGASKVFRTPSGVPHTAVRDLDLTVARGEFVAVVGPTGCGKSTTLTLVSGLEEPTQGEVLVTGQAVRGVGDKVGFVFQQDATFPWRTVLSNVMAGPRFRGVPKAEAKRRAREWLDRVGLAAFEDRYPHQLSGGQRKRVALAATFVNDPEILLMDEPFSALDVQTRALMSDELLELWEGTGASVVFVTHDLEESIALADRVVVMTAGPATVKQVFDIDLPRPRKVESVRLEPRFIEIYREIWESLGEEVRITRERGTADVA; encoded by the coding sequence ATGAGCGCACACACCAGCCCCGCCATCGAGCTGCGGGGTGCGAGCAAGGTCTTCAGGACCCCGTCGGGGGTTCCGCACACCGCCGTGCGGGACCTCGACCTCACTGTCGCACGCGGCGAGTTCGTGGCCGTCGTCGGACCGACCGGCTGCGGCAAGTCGACCACATTGACCCTGGTCAGCGGGCTGGAAGAGCCCACCCAGGGCGAGGTGCTGGTCACCGGTCAGGCCGTGCGCGGCGTCGGCGACAAGGTCGGCTTCGTCTTCCAGCAGGACGCGACCTTCCCGTGGCGCACGGTCCTGTCCAACGTCATGGCCGGGCCCCGTTTCCGCGGTGTGCCCAAGGCGGAGGCGAAACGCAGGGCCCGTGAGTGGCTGGACCGGGTCGGCCTCGCCGCCTTCGAGGACCGCTACCCGCATCAGCTCTCCGGCGGCCAGCGCAAACGCGTCGCCCTCGCCGCGACCTTCGTCAACGACCCCGAGATCCTGCTCATGGACGAGCCGTTCTCGGCGCTCGACGTGCAGACCAGGGCGCTGATGTCGGACGAGCTCCTCGAACTGTGGGAGGGCACCGGCGCGTCCGTCGTGTTCGTCACCCACGACCTGGAGGAGTCCATCGCGCTGGCCGACAGGGTCGTCGTGATGACCGCCGGTCCCGCCACCGTGAAGCAGGTCTTCGACATCGACCTGCCGCGGCCGCGCAAGGTCGAGTCGGTGCGTCTGGAGCCGCGGTTCATCGAGATCTACCGCGAGATCTGGGAGTCCCTCGGCGAAGAGGTCCGCATCACCCGCGAAAGAGGAACCGCAGATGTCGCCTGA
- a CDS encoding ABC transporter permease translates to MSPDVLSTPVVDTAKAPDRAHTRARAARRRKAVVMASRALLLVAVLGLWEALSRAEIIDPFNFSMPTKIWDQIYTWVTHGTALGSLGEQIWYTLHEALLGWVIGVVAGVVCGIALGRIAFLADVLGPYIKVLNSIPRIVLAPIFVIWFGLGPASKVASAVVLVFFPVFFNAFQGAREVDRNLVANARILGASDRRVTLQVVIPSATSWIFTSLHVSFGFALIGAIVGEYIGATKGIGLLVAQSQGTFNAAGVYAAMVILAAVALVAEGLLTFAESRIFRWKPAGSDS, encoded by the coding sequence ATGTCGCCTGACGTTCTCAGCACGCCGGTCGTCGACACGGCCAAGGCACCGGACCGCGCCCACACGCGCGCGCGTGCCGCACGCAGACGCAAGGCCGTCGTCATGGCCTCGAGAGCGCTGCTCCTGGTGGCCGTGCTCGGTCTGTGGGAGGCGCTCTCCCGAGCCGAGATCATCGATCCGTTCAACTTCTCGATGCCCACCAAGATCTGGGACCAGATCTACACCTGGGTGACGCACGGAACCGCTCTCGGTTCACTGGGCGAGCAGATCTGGTACACGCTCCACGAGGCGCTGCTGGGCTGGGTCATCGGTGTGGTCGCGGGTGTGGTGTGCGGTATCGCACTCGGGAGGATCGCCTTCCTCGCCGATGTCCTCGGTCCGTACATCAAAGTGCTCAACTCCATACCGAGGATCGTGCTGGCCCCGATCTTCGTGATCTGGTTCGGCCTCGGCCCCGCCTCCAAGGTCGCCTCGGCCGTCGTCCTGGTGTTCTTCCCGGTCTTCTTCAACGCCTTCCAGGGCGCTCGAGAGGTCGACCGCAACCTCGTCGCCAACGCCCGCATCCTCGGCGCGAGCGATCGCAGGGTGACGCTCCAGGTGGTCATCCCCTCCGCGACCTCCTGGATCTTCACCAGTCTTCATGTCAGCTTCGGCTTCGCCCTCATCGGCGCCATCGTCGGCGAGTACATCGGCGCGACCAAGGGCATCGGCCTGCTCGTCGCGCAGTCGCAGGGCACGTTCAACGCGGCCGGCGTGTACGCGGCCATGGTCATCCTCGCCGCCGTCGCCCTGGTCGCCGAGGGGCTGCTGACCTTCGCCGAGAGCCGCATCTTCCGCTGGAAGCCGGCCGGCTCCGACAGCTGA
- a CDS encoding sensor histidine kinase, whose translation MTENLWTRWPSREALSPKEITRPRRLLAWGVRLLVLVALVGSALHDSRVHGWAGVAGAGGLLVAGGLAWALFRTTLEHRLWPSLALVLALLLLAVGAEAAGFRSAAVVLCCGCAVAALERLPLAAAVPVASAGFAAFAAVDDDRGLVSASVIGGMALAGWALRLDAEARGTAQRLLAQERAARAAEAESAALAERARIAREIHDVLAHSLSAQLVHLEAARLLIERGADREQILERVVAARGMARDGLEETRQSLSALRGEVTPLEEFLTGLVGASEGAEVTVAGERVTLPVEASQAVRRVAQEALTNARKHAPGAKVSVRLEYGPREVTLDVRDSGGSPGELAQAGGGYGLLGMRERAELLGGSLAAGPDEEGFVVTLKVPV comes from the coding sequence GTGACGGAGAACCTCTGGACCAGGTGGCCCTCACGAGAGGCGCTGAGCCCCAAGGAGATCACCCGGCCCAGGCGGCTGCTGGCCTGGGGAGTGCGGCTGCTGGTGCTCGTCGCGCTGGTAGGGAGCGCCCTCCACGACAGCCGCGTCCACGGGTGGGCCGGGGTCGCCGGAGCGGGCGGGCTGCTCGTGGCCGGCGGGCTCGCGTGGGCCCTGTTCCGGACCACGCTCGAACACCGGCTGTGGCCTTCCCTCGCCCTCGTTCTCGCGCTGCTGCTACTGGCCGTCGGAGCCGAGGCCGCGGGATTCCGCTCCGCGGCTGTGGTCCTGTGCTGTGGCTGTGCCGTCGCGGCTCTCGAGCGACTGCCCCTGGCCGCCGCCGTGCCCGTGGCATCGGCCGGTTTCGCCGCCTTCGCCGCGGTCGACGACGACCGAGGGCTGGTCTCGGCCTCCGTCATCGGGGGCATGGCCCTCGCCGGCTGGGCGCTGCGGCTCGACGCCGAGGCCAGAGGCACCGCACAGCGACTGCTCGCCCAGGAGCGGGCGGCCCGCGCGGCCGAGGCCGAGTCCGCCGCGCTCGCGGAACGGGCCCGCATCGCGCGGGAGATCCACGACGTGCTCGCCCACAGTCTCTCGGCGCAACTGGTGCACCTGGAGGCGGCCCGGCTGCTGATCGAACGGGGCGCGGACCGCGAACAGATCCTCGAACGCGTGGTGGCGGCCCGCGGCATGGCCCGCGACGGTCTCGAGGAGACCCGGCAGTCGCTCTCCGCGCTGCGCGGAGAGGTGACGCCGCTGGAGGAGTTCCTCACCGGCCTCGTCGGCGCGTCCGAAGGCGCCGAGGTCACGGTCGCCGGCGAACGCGTGACCCTGCCGGTCGAGGCCTCGCAGGCCGTGCGCAGGGTCGCCCAGGAAGCGCTGACGAACGCACGCAAGCACGCGCCGGGCGCGAAGGTGAGCGTGCGGCTCGAGTACGGCCCCCGCGAAGTCACCCTGGACGTGCGGGACTCGGGCGGCTCGCCGGGCGAACTCGCGCAGGCCGGCGGCGGGTACGGTCTGCTGGGTATGCGTGAGCGCGCCGAGCTGCTGGGCGGCTCGCTCGCCGCAGGGCCGGACGAGGAAGGGTTCGTGGTGACGCTGAAGGTGCCCGTATGA